A segment of the Leptolyngbya sp. CCY15150 genome:
TGGTGCCAGCCGCCAGACCATCGACGCCATCGGTCAAATTGGTGGCATTACTTTCGGCGACGAGGGCAAACCAGGCAATGGGCCAGAATAGTAGACCTAGGGGAATTCCCCAGCCGAGGGGCAGAGCCAGATAGGTGACATCAACAGGTTGATGGGTGTAGAGCCATAGGCAGAAGAGACCGCCCGCTACCACCTGAAGCGCTAGTTTGGTGCGGGGGGAGATGCCCTTGTTCGACTTACGGCGCAGAATTTGCCAATCGTCGATCCAGCCAATGGCAGCGTAGGCCAAGGTCAGAGCAGAGACGGCCATAACCTCAGGCGAAAAACCTGACCAAACCACCGCTAGGGCGATCGCTGCCGGAATGAAGAAGATGCCGCCCATGGTCGGCGTGCCGGTTTTACGCAGGTGAGCCTGGGGCCCGTCTTCCCGAATAATCTGCCCTGCCTTCAGCGATCGCAACATCGGTACGACCCAGTGACCTAGGACAGCAGCGATCGCGCCCACACCCCAAAGAGGTAGCAAGAGAGACACCGGGCTCAACAGCCGCTCAGCCTGCCAGTCGAGCATGGCTGCGGCTAGGCTCAAAAACGAGAACAGCATCCACAGGAGAGCGGTACCAGACAGCTTACCTAGCCTTTGCTGCTCCAGTCTGCTAATTTTTGCATCCACGATTGGGTTTCCTCACACCAACACAACTCACACCACCGGAACGATCTTCCGCCTATCTCAGGTCTATCAAAGGTGATATCTGAGATAGCGTCCTCTATTCCTCACTCCGCCTAGGCAAGATGCCCAAGGTATTGACTTGCATTCTACAGGCTTATGGAACTCGCATCGCCGCCTGGGATCAGCAGGGAGCGATCGGAACAAGCCCGCTGACGTTGCTGACTAGTCGTCTAGATCGAGATCATCATCGTCGTCATCGTCGAAGCTATCATCGTTACTATCCATGAGTTCCGTGATTTCTTCTTCTTCCTCAGGGCCAGATGGAATCCCTACCGTTTCGCGTTCCAAAAGACGGTTGGTGCCTTCCAGCCAGTCCAAGATAGAAGCATCACGCTGGGCCGGAATCACACCGGCGGGTTGACTGCGAGGCGACTCGCGTAGGGCTGGATTGTTTTTCATGGGAGTGACCTTAGCGATTAACACTAGATGATATTGAGACGAGACTCAGGCAGCTACCCTGGGGCGATCGCAGCGGAGATGTTATCCCTACTGACACTAGGTTTCTTCCTTGATCAGGGGAATTTAGCCTAGGATTTACAAAAGGCTGTCGTTGAGCCCATGGGTTACGCCCGTAGGTTACGACAGATCTCAGCGATCGTTACGGGAAGCCATGCAAAATATTAACATCAGGGTTTGCATAGTCGGCCGCTTTGATAGATAGGAATTTCGAAAGTGAGGGGTGTTTTCAGGTCAATGCTGCAT
Coding sequences within it:
- the mraY gene encoding phospho-N-acetylmuramoyl-pentapeptide-transferase; the encoded protein is MDAKISRLEQQRLGKLSGTALLWMLFSFLSLAAAMLDWQAERLLSPVSLLLPLWGVGAIAAVLGHWVVPMLRSLKAGQIIREDGPQAHLRKTGTPTMGGIFFIPAAIALAVVWSGFSPEVMAVSALTLAYAAIGWIDDWQILRRKSNKGISPRTKLALQVVAGGLFCLWLYTHQPVDVTYLALPLGWGIPLGLLFWPIAWFALVAESNATNLTDGVDGLAAGTSAIAFLGLGVLAAPTSIGLLVFCACMAGGCLGFLMHNRNPARVFMGDTGSLALGGALAAVALLSQNLFSLLILGGIFLVETLSVIAQVGYYKATKNEQGIGKRLFKMSPLHHHFELSGWAETQVVGRFYLAGAVLAIACLLLQAAHWG
- a CDS encoding DUF3134 domain-containing protein, with translation MKNNPALRESPRSQPAGVIPAQRDASILDWLEGTNRLLERETVGIPSGPEEEEEITELMDSNDDSFDDDDDDDLDLDD